In Calonectris borealis chromosome Z, bCalBor7.hap1.2, whole genome shotgun sequence, a single genomic region encodes these proteins:
- the SLC45A2 gene encoding membrane-associated transporter protein has protein sequence MTLTKESFHRALPPPSVVAKADMDSTREKEALLQSVTRTGAAVPRKRAVGRLVMHSMAMFGREFCYAVEAAFVTPVLLSVGLPKNLYSLVWLISPILGFVLQPVVGSASDHCTCSWGRRRPYILGLGIIMLLGMALYLNGDVMISAFIGERDNQRTWAIVITMLGVVLFDFAADFIDGPIKAYLFDVCSHQDKEKGLHYHALFTGLGGALGYLTGAMDWGQTVLGYSLASEFQVIFLFAALVFLICLTVHLRSIPEVPLRFENEETTFLLESYKYSSVEEDIKNSYLKSTRTEIKAAAKQGKRAVTSRTRDQRQMTPKSLLKTLLSMPSHYRYLCVSHLFGWMAFLSNMLFFTDFMGQVVYQGSPYAPHNSTLYLTYKTGVEVGCWGLCINAISSSVYSYLQKILLPYIGLKGLYFIGYLLFGLGTGLIGLFPNVYSTLALCSLFGVMSSTLYTVPFHLIAEYHREEESLKLQDGEQAGERGRGKGIDCAALTCMVQLAQIILGVGLGLLVSVAGSAVTVISASMVALIGCCFVAFCVRYME, from the exons ATGACCTTAACGAAAGAGAGTTTCCACAGGGCTCTTCCACCCCCTTCTGTGGTGGCCAAGGCCGACATGGACAGCACCAGAGAGAAGGAGGCTCTGCTGCAATCTGTGACGAGAACTGGAGCAGCGGTGCCAAGGAAGCGAGCGGTGGGAAGGCTGGTCATGCACAGCATGGCGATGTTCGGCCGGGAGTTCTGCTATGCCGTGGAGGCCGCCTTTGTCACGCCGGTACTGCTCAGTGTAGGGCTGCCCAAGAACCTCTACAGCCTGGTGTGGCTCATCAGCCCTATCCTGGGCTTCGTGCTGCAGCCCGTGGTAGGTTCAGCCAGTGATCACTGCACCTgtagctggggcaggaggcgaccTTACATTCTGGGTCTGGGCATCATAATGCTGTTAGGCATGGCTTTGTACCTCAATGGGGACGTGATGATCTCAG ctttCATCGGTGAGAGAGACAATCAGCGGACGTGGGCAATAGTCATTACCATGCTGGGAGTAGTGCTTTTTGATTTTGCAGCTGATTTTATTGATGGCCCCATCAAAGCATATTTATTTGATGTCTGCTCTCATCAGGATAAAGAAAAGGGTCTGCATTACCACGCCCTCTTTACAG GTTTGGGAGGAGCCCTGGGTTACCTGACAGGTGCTATGGATTGGGGTCAAACTGTACTAGGATATTCCTTGGCATCGGAATTCCAGGTGATTTTCTTATTCGCAGCCTTGGTTTTCCTAATCTGCCTTACTGTACATCTGCGCAGTATTCCTGAAGTCCCACTCAGATTCGAAAATGAGGAGACAACGTTCTTGTTGGAATCCTATAAATATAGCTCCGTAGAGGAGGATATCAAGAACAGTTACTTAAAATCAACACGTACTGAAATAAAGGCTGCAGCTAAACAAGGGAAACGCGCTGTTACATCACGTACACGG GATCAAAGGCAGATGACCCCTAAATCACTCTTGAAGACACTTTTAAGCATGCCATCCCACTATCGCTATCTCTGTGTGAGCCACCTCTTTGGATGGATGGCTTTCCTGTCCAACATGCTCTTCTTCACGGATTTCATGGGACAG GTTGTATACCAGGGTAGTCCTTATGCACCTCATAACTCCACGCTTTACCTTACCTACAAAACAGGAGTAGAGGTGGGATGCTGGGGGCTGTGCATCAATGCAATTTCTTCATCAGTCTATTCTT ACCTGCAGAAAATCCTTCTGCCATACATAGGATTAAAGGGACTTTATTTCATTGGATACCTACTTTTTGGATTGGGAACTGGATTAATTGGCTTGTTTCCCAATGTCTATTCCACTCTGGCTCTATGTTCCCTCTTTGGTGTCATGTCCAGCACGCTGTACACAGTGCCATTCCACCTCATTGCAGAGTATCACAGGGAAGAAGAG AGCCTGAAGCTGCAGGATGGGGAACAAGCTGGAGAGCGCGGGCGAGGGAAGGGCATTGACTGTGCCGCTCTCACCTGCATGGTCCAGCTGGCCCAGATCATCCTCGGTGTGGGCCTGGGGCTCTTGGTTAGTGTTGCCGGCAGTGCAGTCACTGTCATTTCGGCATCTATGGTGGCACTGATCGGCTGCTGCTTTGTTGCTTTTTGTGTTCGATATATGGAGTAG